From Micromonospora sp. NBC_01699, a single genomic window includes:
- a CDS encoding YybH family protein — translation MKKFATVFLVVILGGFLVAPAQAGPKHQDQNHWRPGCAQRFDQVVRKRDVAFQARDLTRLMPTYRQDAVEIDPTGAYLPGKATIEAHLTNLFAVDFVSTFVEYQRIVDGCGTALLVLESRFSNPAIGINMHFITSQTFTYERGQWLLLLAANTTIP, via the coding sequence GTGAAGAAGTTCGCCACCGTATTTCTGGTAGTAATCCTGGGTGGTTTTCTGGTAGCGCCGGCCCAGGCGGGTCCGAAGCATCAGGACCAGAACCACTGGCGCCCCGGATGCGCGCAGCGGTTCGACCAGGTCGTCCGAAAGCGTGACGTGGCCTTCCAGGCCCGCGACCTGACTCGGCTGATGCCCACCTACCGGCAGGACGCCGTGGAGATCGATCCGACCGGGGCCTACCTTCCCGGCAAGGCGACGATCGAGGCGCATCTGACCAACCTCTTCGCCGTGGATTTCGTGTCCACCTTTGTGGAGTACCAGCGGATCGTCGACGGTTGCGGAACCGCGCTGCTGGTTCTCGAGTCGCGGTTCAGCAATCCCGCGATCGGCATCAACATGCATTTCATCACGTCACAGACCTTCACCTACGAACGCGGCCAGTGGCTTCTCCTGCTCGCCGCCAACACCACGATTCCCTGA
- a CDS encoding RNA polymerase sigma factor — MRRSLDKLDEGELLRCVARGDRRAFDELYRRTAPWLTVRLRRRCTDPDVVADVLQETYLAVWRSAGSQAHASTEGSALGWMWTIAAHRLVDAFRRRARQERVPAVQTFENMAPAAEDEALAGGIDSRLETALLALPAELRQVLRAMVLDGLTARETSLLLGVPEGTVKTRARRARIAMREALS; from the coding sequence GTGAGACGAAGCTTGGACAAACTCGACGAGGGTGAGCTGCTGCGCTGCGTCGCACGCGGCGATCGGCGCGCCTTCGACGAGCTGTACCGGCGCACCGCGCCGTGGCTGACCGTACGGCTGCGTCGGCGCTGCACCGACCCGGACGTGGTGGCCGACGTGCTACAGGAGACGTACCTGGCGGTGTGGCGGTCGGCCGGCAGCCAGGCGCATGCCTCGACCGAGGGCAGCGCCCTGGGTTGGATGTGGACGATCGCGGCCCACCGACTGGTCGACGCGTTCCGTCGGCGAGCCCGGCAGGAGCGGGTGCCGGCGGTACAGACCTTCGAGAACATGGCCCCGGCGGCCGAGGACGAGGCGCTGGCCGGCGGCATCGACTCCCGCCTGGAAACAGCCCTGCTGGCACTGCCGGCGGAGTTGCGTCAGGTATTGCGGGCGATGGTCCTCGACGGGTTGACGGCACGGGAGACCTCGCTGCTGCTCGGTGTCCCGGAAGGAACTGTGAAGACCCGCGCGCGGCGGGCCCGGATCGCCATGCGGGAGGCGTTGTCATGA
- a CDS encoding zf-HC2 domain-containing protein, with protein MTTHPTHALISRYAMGDAGVDDATVWAVEAHLESCADCRALLADAIDPGTRDLLDRVADGVAAGIAASPVRRRRRLLRRTGAAARLLPWLATAAGLMLLAVMFEKVFESRPSLVLLIAPVAPLLPVAAAWSRYTDPAWELMASVPRAGLRLLLHRTAAVLAAVVPILAVAGWGTGHSPAQWLLPCLAFIAGTLALGGLVGVDRAALGLTVTWSAGVVLPSLAGNRLPSILNGDSWPGWVGLTLALTAVVLVRAADHNRLGTDQT; from the coding sequence ATGACCACTCACCCAACACACGCCCTGATCTCCCGCTACGCCATGGGTGACGCCGGTGTCGACGACGCGACCGTCTGGGCGGTGGAGGCGCACCTGGAATCCTGCGCCGACTGCCGGGCGCTGCTGGCCGACGCCATCGACCCCGGCACGCGGGACCTGCTCGACCGGGTGGCCGACGGGGTCGCGGCGGGGATCGCCGCCAGTCCCGTCCGGAGGCGGCGCAGGCTGCTGCGGCGTACGGGGGCTGCGGCGCGGCTCCTGCCCTGGCTGGCCACGGCGGCCGGGTTGATGCTGCTCGCGGTCATGTTCGAGAAGGTCTTCGAGAGCCGACCGTCACTTGTGCTGCTGATCGCGCCGGTGGCGCCGCTGCTGCCGGTGGCCGCCGCGTGGAGCCGCTACACCGATCCCGCCTGGGAGCTGATGGCGAGCGTGCCCCGAGCCGGGTTGCGACTGCTGTTGCACCGTACGGCCGCGGTTCTGGCGGCGGTCGTGCCGATTCTGGCGGTGGCGGGCTGGGGGACCGGGCACTCGCCGGCCCAATGGTTGCTGCCGTGCCTGGCCTTCATCGCCGGCACCCTGGCGCTGGGCGGGTTGGTCGGGGTGGACCGGGCCGCACTCGGGCTGACGGTCACCTGGTCCGCGGGGGTGGTGCTGCCGAGCCTGGCCGGCAATCGACTCCCGAGCATCCTGAACGGCGACAGCTGGCCCGGATGGGTCGGGCTCACCCTGGCGTTGACGGCCGTGGTGCTCGTCCGCGCCGCAGACCACAACCGTCTCGGTACGGACCAGACCTGA
- a CDS encoding ABC transporter ATP-binding protein, producing MMRAVSAAEISPTTYAWPVHAEKLVVRAGRHVAVNELDLALGTGVHGLLGPNGAGKTTLMRALATVLKPAGGRLNLLGHDATGRADLREVRRGLGYLPQHFGFYPRFTVREFVEYMAWLKEMPKPVVAGAVQRSIERVGLADRADSKMKTLSGGMLRRAGIAQAIVNDPQVLLLDEPTVGLDPEQRLDFRELLRDIGVDSCVLVSTHLVEDVAAACTDVVLINEGRLVWQGSAAQLAQEEDAGAAGDSATERGYSALLRAHREQVKA from the coding sequence ATGATGCGCGCTGTCAGCGCGGCGGAGATATCGCCGACCACCTACGCCTGGCCGGTGCACGCCGAGAAACTGGTCGTCCGAGCCGGACGGCACGTGGCGGTCAACGAACTCGACCTGGCGCTGGGCACCGGCGTGCACGGACTGCTGGGCCCCAACGGCGCCGGCAAGACAACGCTGATGCGAGCCCTGGCCACGGTGCTGAAGCCGGCCGGCGGGCGGCTGAACCTGCTCGGCCACGACGCCACCGGCCGCGCCGACCTGCGTGAGGTACGCCGAGGGCTCGGCTACCTGCCGCAGCATTTCGGGTTCTACCCGCGCTTCACCGTACGGGAGTTCGTCGAGTACATGGCCTGGCTCAAGGAGATGCCGAAGCCGGTCGTCGCCGGTGCGGTGCAGCGGTCCATCGAACGGGTCGGCCTGGCCGACCGCGCCGACTCGAAAATGAAGACGCTGTCCGGGGGCATGCTGCGCCGCGCCGGAATCGCGCAGGCGATCGTCAACGACCCGCAGGTGCTGCTGCTCGACGAGCCCACCGTGGGCCTCGACCCGGAGCAGCGCCTCGACTTCCGCGAACTGCTGCGCGACATCGGCGTGGACAGTTGCGTACTGGTCTCCACCCACCTGGTCGAGGACGTCGCGGCCGCCTGCACCGACGTGGTGTTGATCAACGAGGGCCGGTTGGTGTGGCAGGGCAGCGCGGCGCAGCTGGCGCAGGAGGAAGACGCCGGAGCAGCCGGAGACAGCGCCACCGAGCGCGGCTACTCGGCGCTGCTACGGGCGCACCGCGAGCAGGTGAAGGCATGA
- a CDS encoding DUF6884 domain-containing protein — MAPAQTLGRADIALIGCVKTKAGYPMPARDLYLSPLFLRRREYAEQQAYRCYILSAEHALVPPETVLAPYDTALADQTSEYRRAWGQWVLAKLVRAEGSLRGRIVEVHAGDEYSRPIAHLLEQAGATVRRPLAGLTLGEQLAWYDQQPKDLVPTQARPVETQPSVVPSTSQAVVAALLRYGREHQAERADAPPRFTPDPDANTLVLTDPFAFLLAVLFDQGIPAERAWQAPYELRRRLGHLDPAGIVADPKGVRAAVAQQPALHRYVNNMSVWVVAAAGLVVDRYGSDAGLVWSGEPRAADLAARLRTLPGIGQKKAAMAVEILAREVPRGLRTRPQVG; from the coding sequence GTGGCGCCAGCCCAGACCCTCGGGCGTGCCGACATCGCGCTGATTGGCTGTGTGAAGACGAAAGCGGGCTATCCCATGCCCGCTCGAGATCTCTACCTGTCGCCACTGTTCCTACGCCGTCGTGAGTACGCCGAGCAGCAGGCCTACCGCTGCTACATCCTGAGTGCCGAACACGCGCTGGTCCCGCCCGAGACGGTGCTCGCCCCGTACGACACCGCGCTGGCCGATCAAACTTCTGAGTATCGGCGTGCCTGGGGTCAGTGGGTGCTGGCAAAGCTGGTGCGTGCCGAGGGTTCGCTGCGGGGCAGGATTGTCGAGGTTCATGCCGGCGACGAGTACAGCCGGCCGATCGCGCACCTTCTTGAGCAGGCCGGGGCGACCGTTCGTCGGCCGCTTGCCGGGCTGACGCTTGGCGAGCAACTGGCCTGGTACGACCAACAGCCGAAGGACCTGGTTCCGACGCAGGCTCGACCCGTCGAGACGCAGCCGTCCGTCGTACCGTCCACGAGTCAGGCCGTGGTGGCGGCGCTGCTGCGTTACGGGCGGGAGCACCAGGCCGAGAGGGCTGACGCTCCGCCTCGCTTTACCCCCGACCCGGACGCCAACACCCTCGTCCTCACCGACCCGTTCGCGTTCCTCCTGGCCGTCCTCTTCGACCAGGGCATACCCGCCGAGCGCGCCTGGCAGGCACCGTACGAGCTGCGGCGGCGTCTCGGTCACCTCGATCCGGCCGGTATCGTCGCCGATCCGAAAGGCGTGCGGGCCGCGGTGGCCCAGCAGCCCGCCCTGCATAGGTACGTGAACAACATGTCGGTGTGGGTCGTGGCCGCCGCCGGCTTGGTCGTGGACCGCTACGGCAGCGACGCCGGGCTGGTCTGGTCCGGCGAGCCACGAGCCGCCGACCTTGCGGCACGGCTGCGGACCTTACCCGGGATAGGGCAGAAGAAGGCTGCCATGGCGGTCGAGATCCTGGCCCGTGAGGTGCCCCGAGGACTCCGGACACGTCCCCAAGTAGGGTGA
- a CDS encoding transposase: MAKKPARYSPELRAEAVKAVIEGQRSYADVARDFGLIAETVRNWVIAEKKKNPGGSDDAREAIDRVRTAEMERRIRELEQENAFLKKAAAFFAREQR; the protein is encoded by the coding sequence GTGGCAAAGAAACCAGCAAGGTATTCACCGGAGTTGCGCGCCGAGGCGGTCAAGGCGGTGATCGAGGGGCAGCGCAGCTACGCTGATGTCGCCCGCGATTTCGGTCTGATTGCGGAGACGGTACGCAACTGGGTGATCGCGGAGAAGAAAAAGAACCCTGGTGGCAGTGATGACGCCCGCGAGGCGATCGATCGGGTGCGGACAGCCGAGATGGAACGGCGCATTCGGGAACTGGAGCAAGAGAACGCGTTCCTGAAAAAAGCTGCGGCCTTCTTCGCGAGAGAACAACGGTGA
- a CDS encoding IS3 family transposase — MSERYAFISGGKADFEVSMMCRMLGVSRSGYYEWLDRPVSARATRRLELTKRIRSVFVGSGRTYGYRRVHAELARAGVEVDDELVRRLMAAAGLVPVQVKRQCRSVRASAEVSVVS; from the coding sequence GTGAGCGAGCGGTACGCTTTCATCTCCGGGGGGAAGGCCGACTTTGAGGTAAGCATGATGTGCCGGATGTTGGGTGTCTCCCGGTCGGGGTACTACGAGTGGCTCGACCGGCCTGTTTCGGCGCGGGCAACGCGGCGTCTGGAACTGACGAAGAGAATTCGGAGCGTCTTTGTCGGGTCTGGTCGTACCTATGGTTACCGGCGGGTCCACGCTGAACTCGCGCGTGCCGGCGTGGAGGTCGACGACGAGCTCGTGCGGCGGCTGATGGCGGCGGCCGGGTTGGTGCCTGTACAGGTCAAACGCCAATGCCGTTCAGTTAGGGCGTCTGCTGAGGTCAGTGTGGTGAGCTGA